One Erythrobacter aureus DNA segment encodes these proteins:
- a CDS encoding OmpA family protein encodes MNAFSTGTATFAAIGLLAAPAMAQELEAQASYDDRQGEVLTTVTGHTPSDLSDMPEGPEFEGVISARKDNKIQITGIDGTRTVVAISPATEIRSSGGFLGLDKDALTEADLLNGLPVDVETVEWADRGLIATKVAVKSRDLKTAQMIHTGTDQRFTANEAATEALRGRVANIDEYNIKGTTNVYFDTAKYNLSQEARYELCQTAQQAQSTDNALLLVVGYTDSVGDYEYNQELSEKRATRVVNFLQQECGWKPYRMMVPTGMAEADPAADNTTEAGKAQNRRVAVNILVSKSVDGMQAGL; translated from the coding sequence ATGAACGCATTTTCCACCGGCACAGCTACGTTTGCCGCAATCGGTCTGCTAGCCGCCCCGGCAATGGCGCAGGAGCTTGAAGCGCAAGCGAGCTATGACGACCGGCAGGGTGAAGTTCTGACGACCGTCACCGGCCATACGCCCAGCGATCTTTCGGACATGCCCGAAGGCCCCGAATTCGAAGGCGTCATCTCGGCCCGCAAGGACAACAAGATTCAGATCACCGGCATCGATGGTACGCGCACCGTGGTGGCCATAAGCCCGGCGACGGAAATCCGCAGCAGCGGCGGCTTCCTCGGTCTCGACAAAGACGCGCTGACCGAGGCCGACCTGCTCAACGGCTTGCCGGTGGATGTCGAGACGGTCGAGTGGGCCGATCGCGGTCTGATTGCCACCAAGGTGGCGGTCAAATCGCGTGATCTCAAAACCGCGCAAATGATCCACACCGGAACCGACCAGCGCTTTACCGCCAATGAAGCGGCAACCGAGGCATTGCGCGGCCGCGTCGCCAATATCGACGAATACAACATCAAGGGCACGACCAACGTCTATTTCGACACGGCCAAGTACAACCTCTCGCAAGAAGCGCGTTACGAGCTGTGCCAGACCGCCCAGCAGGCGCAATCGACCGACAATGCGCTGCTGCTCGTGGTCGGTTACACCGATTCGGTCGGCGACTATGAATATAATCAGGAACTGAGCGAAAAGCGTGCCACGCGCGTCGTGAACTTCCTCCAGCAGGAATGCGGCTGGAAGCCCTATCGCATGATGGTTCCCACCGGCATGGCCGAGGCCGACCCGGCAGCCGATAACACGACCGAAGCCGGCAAGGCGCAGAACCGCCGCGTGGCGGTGAACATCCTCGTCAGCAAGAGCGTCGACGGGATGCAGGCCGGGCTCTGA
- a CDS encoding NAD-dependent succinate-semialdehyde dehydrogenase → MSDITTVNPATGEEIATYSRLSREEACAAVDKCHAAFEQWRLRSLDDRAQVIKNLGKALRDHKEELARLMTEEVGKLIGDSRDEVELCAAICDYTAANGPRELADEQRDPNNAGRGIVTYSPIGVIYGVQPWNFPAYQVIRYAIANLMTGNGVVLKHASNCTGSGLKIAEIFAEGGLPENLFTVLVIDHDTSDAIVEHDKVRGVTLTGSDGAGKHIAEAAGKVLKPLVLELGSNDAYLVLEDTDIDKAAEVCARARLYNNGQTCINGKRFIVTDKVYDAFLEKFVAKFEATRIGDPLAEDSDMGPMARRDLREDVQKQVDQSVEKGARIACGGEIPDGPGAFYPATVLVDVAPGQPAYDDEIFGPVASVIRAKNDEDAMRLANDSRYGLGGGILCGDTDRAIELAKTHFDTGMVFINTYGVADPSMPFGGVKNSGYGREHGGFGIKEFANAKAIFVGAE, encoded by the coding sequence ATGTCCGATATAACCACCGTCAATCCCGCCACCGGCGAAGAAATCGCAACTTACAGCAGGCTTTCGCGCGAAGAAGCCTGCGCTGCGGTCGACAAATGCCACGCCGCCTTCGAGCAGTGGCGCCTGCGCAGCCTCGACGATCGCGCACAGGTGATCAAGAATCTCGGCAAGGCGCTGCGCGACCACAAGGAAGAGCTCGCCCGGCTGATGACCGAAGAGGTCGGCAAGCTGATCGGCGACAGCCGCGACGAGGTCGAACTGTGCGCCGCGATCTGCGACTATACTGCCGCCAACGGCCCCAGGGAACTGGCCGACGAGCAGCGCGATCCGAACAATGCGGGGCGCGGTATCGTCACCTATTCGCCGATCGGTGTGATCTATGGCGTCCAGCCGTGGAATTTCCCCGCCTATCAGGTGATCCGCTATGCCATTGCCAATCTCATGACCGGAAATGGGGTAGTGCTGAAACACGCATCGAACTGCACCGGCAGCGGGCTCAAGATCGCCGAGATCTTCGCCGAAGGCGGCCTGCCCGAAAACCTGTTCACCGTGCTCGTCATCGATCACGATACCTCGGATGCGATCGTCGAACACGACAAGGTTCGCGGCGTGACGCTGACCGGCTCGGATGGCGCGGGCAAACATATTGCGGAAGCGGCGGGCAAGGTGCTCAAGCCGCTGGTGCTCGAACTGGGTTCGAACGATGCCTATCTCGTGCTGGAAGATACCGATATCGACAAGGCGGCGGAGGTCTGCGCGCGGGCGCGGCTCTACAATAACGGCCAGACCTGCATCAACGGCAAGCGGTTCATCGTGACCGACAAGGTCTATGACGCCTTCCTCGAGAAATTCGTCGCAAAGTTTGAGGCGACCAGGATCGGCGACCCGCTGGCCGAAGACAGCGATATGGGGCCGATGGCGCGCAGGGACCTGCGCGAAGACGTGCAGAAACAGGTCGACCAGTCGGTCGAGAAGGGTGCCCGAATCGCCTGCGGCGGCGAAATCCCGGACGGCCCCGGCGCCTTTTACCCCGCCACCGTGCTGGTCGATGTCGCCCCCGGACAGCCTGCCTATGACGACGAGATTTTCGGCCCCGTCGCCAGCGTCATCCGCGCCAAGAACGATGAAGACGCGATGCGGCTCGCCAATGACAGCCGCTACGGTCTCGGCGGCGGGATATTATGCGGCGATACCGATCGCGCGATCGAGCTCGCCAAGACGCATTTCGACACCGGAATGGTGTTCATCAACACCTATGGCGTGGCCGATCCCTCGATGCCGTTCGGCGGGGTGAAGAATTCCGGCTACGGGCGCGAACACGGCGGCTTCGGCATCAAGGAATTCGCCAATGCCAAGGCGATCTTCGTCGGCGCGGAGTGA
- a CDS encoding isocitrate lyase/PEP mutase family protein yields MTSKIEQFRALHVPGKPLVLYNIWDAGSARAVAEAGASAIATGSYGVAEANGFKDGETLPLDIVLENLRRILTVTDLPVTIDMEAGYGDTPAEVGRSVGKAFDLGAAGINIEDRMPGETELLSVDVAAERVAAAAATGIHVNARTDVYRGVDPADYSPEMIEAVLTRARAYAEAGAGSLFVPFLGDHPTIRAICEGASLPVNVLWAPGRGTTAELADLGVARISYGHQPWGWAMEKLAEDARAIYT; encoded by the coding sequence ATGACGAGCAAGATCGAGCAATTCCGGGCGCTGCATGTGCCAGGCAAACCGCTGGTGCTGTACAATATCTGGGATGCGGGCAGCGCGCGGGCCGTCGCCGAAGCGGGGGCCAGTGCGATCGCAACGGGCAGCTACGGCGTGGCCGAAGCCAATGGCTTCAAGGATGGCGAGACACTTCCGCTCGATATCGTGCTGGAGAATTTGCGCCGCATTCTCACGGTTACCGACCTGCCGGTCACGATCGACATGGAGGCAGGCTATGGCGATACGCCCGCTGAGGTGGGCCGATCTGTCGGCAAGGCATTCGATCTTGGTGCCGCGGGCATCAACATCGAGGACCGGATGCCGGGCGAAACCGAACTGCTATCCGTAGACGTGGCGGCCGAGCGTGTCGCTGCAGCCGCAGCAACCGGCATTCATGTCAATGCCCGTACCGACGTTTATCGCGGCGTCGACCCGGCGGACTATTCGCCCGAGATGATCGAGGCCGTGCTGACCCGCGCGAGGGCCTATGCCGAAGCCGGGGCAGGGAGCCTGTTCGTCCCCTTCCTCGGCGATCATCCGACCATTCGCGCGATCTGCGAAGGGGCGTCCCTGCCGGTCAACGTCTTGTGGGCGCCGGGCCGCGGGACGACCGCGGAACTTGCCGATTTGGGCGTGGCGCGGATCAGTTACGGGCATCAGCCCTGGGGCTGGGCCATGGAGAAGCTGGCCGAGGATGCCAGGGCGATCTACACCTGA
- the ada gene encoding bifunctional DNA-binding transcriptional regulator/O6-methylguanine-DNA methyltransferase Ada produces MENIVTITDDIAWAAVLRRDRAFDGRFVTGVLTTGIYCRPSCAARHPSRGNVRFFADGAAARAAGLRACKRCLPDDVGRDEAAVLAAIDEIRGAEDAPSLAALAQLTGYSPTHFQRVFKRAIGLSPAAYARALREERARDALAAADSVTGAIYEAGYGSASRFYDDTKGRLGMMPSDWRDGGRGRIIHWTLVDTTLGSMLVAATEKGVCCLSFDEGEEELRARFPNAALVEAGDEFRRLFEQATAAVEQPVNATTAEIPLDVKGTAFQQRVWQALREIPAGETRSYGELAAALGNPKASRAVGGANGANNIAVLIPCHRVIAADGGLGGYAYGTEIKAELLRRETK; encoded by the coding sequence ATGGAGAATATCGTGACGATCACCGACGATATAGCCTGGGCAGCCGTCTTGCGCCGCGATCGCGCCTTCGACGGGCGCTTTGTGACCGGTGTGTTGACCACTGGCATCTATTGCCGCCCCTCCTGTGCGGCGCGGCATCCATCGCGCGGGAACGTGCGGTTCTTCGCCGATGGCGCGGCGGCGCGTGCGGCGGGGCTACGCGCCTGCAAGCGCTGCCTGCCGGACGATGTCGGACGCGACGAGGCGGCGGTGCTGGCGGCGATCGACGAAATTCGCGGCGCCGAGGACGCGCCTTCGCTGGCGGCGCTGGCCCAGCTCACCGGCTATTCGCCGACTCATTTCCAGCGCGTGTTCAAGCGCGCGATCGGGCTGTCGCCCGCCGCCTATGCCCGCGCGCTGCGCGAAGAGCGGGCGCGCGATGCGCTGGCCGCGGCCGATAGCGTGACCGGCGCGATTTACGAAGCAGGCTATGGCTCCGCCTCGCGCTTCTATGACGATACGAAAGGACGATTGGGCATGATGCCGAGCGACTGGCGCGATGGGGGCAGGGGCCGCATCATCCACTGGACGCTCGTCGATACAACGCTCGGCAGCATGCTTGTCGCCGCGACCGAAAAGGGCGTGTGCTGCCTCTCTTTCGACGAGGGCGAGGAGGAGCTGCGCGCGCGTTTCCCCAATGCCGCGCTGGTCGAAGCGGGCGATGAGTTCCGCAGGCTGTTCGAACAGGCCACCGCCGCGGTCGAGCAGCCCGTCAATGCCACCACCGCAGAGATCCCGCTCGACGTGAAGGGCACCGCTTTCCAGCAACGCGTGTGGCAGGCGCTGCGCGAAATCCCGGCGGGTGAGACGCGTAGCTATGGCGAACTCGCCGCCGCACTCGGCAATCCCAAGGCGAGCCGCGCGGTCGGCGGCGCGAATGGGGCGAACAACATCGCCGTGCTGATCCCCTGCCACCGCGTGATCGCTGCCGATGGCGGGCTGGGCGGCTATGCCTATGGCACAGAAATCAAAGCCGAGCTGCTGAGAAGGGAAACGAAATGA
- a CDS encoding S1 family peptidase — protein sequence MRRLPALLAALLALIAPALALAEPADIDAAARGVVRVVIIGEDNGELLPISHGTGFAVAADRVVTNAHVVRDALRDGELRIGIIPSGGGEAVYGQALAVSARNDLALIRITGDLRLPPLALAGGAPPDSGEVTSVGYPMNVDRAQGLDFNDIFRSQPPVKSRGFISGARPSRQFDTILHTAPIARGSSGGPLLDPCGRVVGVNSFGADSDGGDAEFFFAVSNREMVPFLRANDVEPRVNSSACRSMADLDAAERERLQREQMTARADLAQRFEAQREKRERALLEAEQGVMTEREDRLFLSIVLLLIAFGLGQWAMALWRKDEEERDETRLRMVGGAAAAIVLAALAAYLTRPGLDEIDRRVAAVMQAGEDDPEEAGMSASGDLALTCTLVPERSRVTSAQVEDIEFDWTADGCVNSRTQYGYSGGIWSRVFVPNSEDAVSVNSFDPDRRIFRTERYLLSRKAMNEAREARGKYEAPQCGVEGAASRLGDMQAEVLGKLPQQANERLVYECISK from the coding sequence ATGAGACGCCTCCCTGCACTTCTCGCCGCGCTTCTCGCACTAATCGCTCCCGCGCTCGCGCTGGCCGAACCGGCCGACATCGACGCTGCCGCGCGCGGCGTGGTGCGCGTGGTCATTATCGGCGAAGACAATGGCGAACTGCTTCCGATCAGCCACGGGACCGGTTTTGCCGTTGCCGCCGACCGGGTCGTCACCAATGCCCATGTGGTGCGCGATGCGCTGCGCGATGGCGAGCTTAGAATCGGCATTATTCCGAGCGGCGGCGGCGAAGCCGTCTATGGCCAGGCGCTGGCGGTGAGCGCGCGCAACGATCTGGCGCTGATCCGCATCACCGGCGATTTGCGCCTGCCCCCGCTTGCCCTGGCCGGCGGCGCACCGCCCGACAGCGGCGAAGTCACCAGCGTGGGCTATCCGATGAATGTCGACCGGGCGCAGGGGCTGGATTTCAACGACATCTTCCGCAGCCAGCCGCCGGTGAAAAGCCGCGGCTTCATTTCGGGCGCGCGGCCTAGCCGCCAGTTCGACACCATTCTCCACACGGCACCCATCGCACGCGGCAGTTCGGGCGGTCCGCTGCTCGATCCCTGCGGCCGCGTGGTGGGGGTGAACAGCTTTGGCGCGGACAGCGATGGCGGCGATGCGGAGTTTTTCTTCGCGGTATCGAACCGCGAAATGGTGCCTTTCCTGCGCGCCAACGACGTCGAGCCGCGCGTCAACAGCTCCGCCTGCCGCTCCATGGCCGATCTCGACGCGGCCGAGCGCGAGCGGTTGCAGCGCGAACAGATGACCGCGCGCGCCGATCTCGCGCAGCGTTTCGAAGCGCAGCGCGAAAAACGCGAACGCGCCCTCCTCGAAGCCGAACAGGGGGTCATGACCGAACGCGAAGATCGTCTGTTTCTCTCGATCGTCCTGCTGCTGATCGCCTTCGGCCTGGGGCAATGGGCCATGGCCTTGTGGCGGAAAGACGAAGAAGAGCGCGACGAAACCCGCCTGAGAATGGTCGGGGGGGCAGCCGCCGCAATCGTGCTCGCCGCGCTTGCCGCCTATCTCACCCGCCCCGGCCTCGACGAAATCGACCGCCGTGTCGCCGCCGTCATGCAGGCCGGGGAGGATGATCCGGAAGAGGCGGGGATGTCTGCATCGGGCGATCTCGCGCTGACATGCACTCTCGTGCCCGAACGCAGCCGGGTCACCAGTGCCCAGGTCGAAGACATAGAATTCGACTGGACCGCAGACGGCTGTGTCAACAGCCGAACGCAATATGGGTATTCGGGGGGCATCTGGAGCCGCGTTTTCGTACCCAATTCCGAAGACGCGGTGTCGGTCAACAGCTTCGACCCCGACCGACGCATCTTCCGTACCGAACGCTATCTTCTGTCGCGCAAGGCCATGAACGAGGCCCGCGAGGCGCGCGGCAAGTACGAGGCCCCCCAATGCGGGGTCGAGGGTGCAGCATCGCGGCTTGGCGACATGCAGGCCGAAGTTCTCGGAAAACTACCGCAACAGGCAAATGAGAGATTGGTGTACGAGTGCATTTCGAAATAG
- a CDS encoding TauD/TfdA dioxygenase family protein translates to MAQSNHSQGREAMEMVALAPKCGVEITGVSLAEAGGATLDAIRHAIYTHGIALFRGQEDFTPQAHIAFARRWGGIDINNYFPLTDEHPEIAVVKKRADQVTNIGGGWHTDHSYDQVPAMGSILVARTLPPSGGDTLWAHMGEAYDALPDDLKTEIEGLEAYHTADHIYDEGGLYAKTDMGGDLRGQALKTGARHPIVIRHPQTGRKLLYVNSAFTVNIVGRSREESLPLLQKLYAAATAADNTCRVAWEPGSVAIWDNRTTWHLAMNDYQGHAREMHRITLTGEPLAA, encoded by the coding sequence GTGGCACAAAGCAACCATTCGCAGGGGAGAGAGGCAATGGAGATGGTGGCACTGGCCCCGAAATGCGGGGTCGAGATTACAGGGGTGAGTTTGGCCGAGGCGGGCGGGGCAACGCTCGATGCGATCAGGCATGCGATCTACACTCACGGAATTGCGCTGTTTCGCGGGCAGGAGGATTTCACTCCGCAAGCGCATATTGCCTTCGCCAGGCGTTGGGGCGGGATCGACATCAACAATTACTTTCCGCTGACCGACGAACATCCGGAAATCGCCGTGGTCAAGAAGCGCGCCGATCAGGTCACCAATATCGGCGGCGGATGGCACACCGATCATTCCTACGATCAAGTGCCGGCCATGGGCTCGATCCTGGTCGCGCGGACTCTTCCACCGAGCGGAGGCGACACATTATGGGCGCATATGGGCGAAGCCTATGACGCGCTGCCCGACGATCTCAAGACCGAGATCGAAGGGCTCGAGGCCTATCACACCGCCGACCATATATATGACGAGGGCGGGCTTTATGCGAAGACCGACATGGGCGGCGATTTGCGCGGCCAGGCGCTCAAGACCGGCGCGAGGCACCCGATCGTGATCCGTCACCCGCAGACCGGCCGCAAACTGCTTTACGTCAATAGCGCCTTCACGGTGAACATCGTCGGGCGGAGCCGCGAAGAGAGCCTGCCGCTGCTACAGAAACTCTACGCGGCCGCCACGGCGGCGGACAATACCTGCCGCGTGGCGTGGGAACCGGGTTCGGTGGCGATCTGGGACAATCGCACGACCTGGCATCTGGCGATGAACGATTATCAGGGCCATGCCCGCGAGATGCACCGCATCACGCTGACCGGCGAACCGCTGGCTGCGTGA
- a CDS encoding F0F1 ATP synthase subunit delta: protein MDISAGIQASLAGRYASALFDLASENGTVTAVESDLDKVEAALAESAELAAVTTNPKVSRDAAQKALWGVSAILGVSELTQNFLGVLAQNRRLSQLPQVIRAFRAIAAAQRGEVTAAVTSAHALTDAQLDALKTKLTAREGRTVKLSTKVDPELLGGLVVTIGSKRIDGSIRTRLNSLSQAMKA, encoded by the coding sequence GTGGATATTTCCGCCGGTATTCAGGCTAGCCTGGCAGGGCGTTACGCTTCGGCCCTGTTCGATCTCGCTAGCGAAAACGGAACCGTGACCGCAGTCGAATCGGACCTCGACAAGGTCGAGGCCGCGCTCGCCGAATCGGCCGAGCTCGCCGCCGTCACCACCAACCCCAAGGTTTCGCGCGATGCCGCGCAGAAGGCACTGTGGGGCGTCTCCGCCATTCTCGGCGTGTCCGAGCTGACGCAGAACTTCCTCGGCGTGCTGGCGCAGAACCGCCGCCTGTCGCAGCTGCCGCAGGTAATCCGCGCTTTCCGCGCGATCGCCGCCGCCCAGCGCGGCGAAGTGACTGCCGCAGTCACCAGCGCCCACGCGCTGACCGATGCGCAGCTCGATGCGCTCAAGACCAAGCTGACGGCCCGCGAAGGCCGCACGGTCAAACTTTCTACCAAGGTCGATCCCGAGCTCCTCGGCGGCCTCGTCGTCACCATCGGATCGAAGCGCATCGACGGCTCGATCCGCACCCGTCTCAATTCGCTTTCCCAGGCCATGAAGGCTTAA
- the atpA gene encoding F0F1 ATP synthase subunit alpha, giving the protein MDIRAAEISKVIKDQIANFGTQAEVSEVGTVLSVGDGIARIHGLDNVQAGEMIEFANGVQGMALNLEADNVGAVIFGSDQEIGEGDSVKRTNTIVDVPVGKGLLGRVVDALGNPIDGKGPIETTERRLVEQKAPGIIPRESVSEPVQSGLKAIDALVPVGRGQRELIIGDRQTGKSAVAIDTFINQKEVNASDDEGKKLYCIYVAVGQKRSTVAQIVKQLEENGAMEYTIVVAATASEPAPLQYLAPYTGAAMGEFFRDNGMHAVIVYDDLSKQAVAYRQMSLLLRRPPGREAYPGDVFYLHSRLLERAAKMNKSQGGGSLTALPIIETQAGDVSAYIPTNVISITDGQIFLETDLFYQGIRPAINVGLSVSRVGGAAQTKAMKKVSGSMKLDLAQYREMAAFAQFGSDLDAATQKLLNRGARLTELLKQPQFSPMPFEEQTVSIFAGTNGYIDEVPVDRVTDYEAQMLSFMRAEHADVLEEIRTTGKFEDDTKNKVVDALKTFAKQFA; this is encoded by the coding sequence ATGGATATCCGCGCCGCAGAAATCTCCAAGGTCATCAAGGACCAGATCGCCAATTTCGGTACCCAAGCCGAAGTCAGCGAAGTCGGTACCGTGCTGTCGGTGGGTGACGGTATTGCCCGCATCCACGGCCTCGACAACGTCCAGGCCGGCGAGATGATCGAATTCGCCAACGGCGTTCAGGGCATGGCGCTGAACCTCGAAGCCGACAATGTCGGTGCCGTTATTTTCGGTTCCGACCAGGAAATCGGCGAAGGCGACAGCGTAAAGCGCACCAACACCATCGTGGACGTCCCCGTCGGCAAAGGGCTGCTCGGCCGCGTGGTCGACGCTCTCGGTAATCCGATCGACGGCAAAGGCCCGATCGAAACCACCGAACGGCGCCTGGTCGAGCAGAAGGCTCCCGGCATCATCCCGCGTGAATCGGTCAGCGAACCGGTGCAGTCGGGCCTCAAGGCCATCGACGCCCTCGTTCCTGTTGGCCGCGGCCAGCGCGAACTGATCATCGGCGACCGCCAGACCGGCAAGTCCGCCGTCGCGATCGACACCTTCATCAACCAGAAGGAAGTCAACGCTTCGGACGATGAAGGCAAGAAACTCTACTGTATCTACGTCGCCGTCGGCCAGAAGCGCTCGACGGTCGCGCAGATCGTCAAGCAGCTCGAAGAAAACGGCGCGATGGAATACACCATCGTCGTCGCCGCGACCGCTTCGGAGCCCGCTCCGCTGCAGTATCTCGCGCCCTACACCGGCGCCGCGATGGGCGAATTCTTCCGCGACAACGGCATGCACGCGGTGATCGTGTACGACGACCTTTCGAAGCAGGCCGTCGCCTACCGCCAGATGTCGCTGCTGCTGCGTCGTCCTCCGGGCCGCGAAGCCTATCCGGGTGACGTGTTCTACCTCCACAGCCGCCTGCTCGAGCGTGCGGCCAAGATGAACAAGTCGCAGGGTGGCGGCTCGCTGACCGCGCTGCCGATCATCGAAACGCAGGCAGGCGACGTGTCGGCTTACATTCCAACCAACGTGATCTCGATCACCGACGGCCAGATCTTCCTCGAAACCGACCTGTTCTACCAGGGCATCCGTCCGGCGATCAACGTCGGCCTGTCGGTCAGCCGTGTGGGCGGTGCCGCCCAGACCAAGGCGATGAAGAAGGTTTCGGGCTCGATGAAGCTCGACCTCGCGCAGTATCGCGAAATGGCTGCCTTCGCTCAGTTCGGCTCGGACCTCGACGCCGCGACGCAGAAGCTGCTCAACCGCGGTGCGCGCCTGACCGAGCTGCTCAAGCAGCCGCAGTTCTCGCCGATGCCGTTCGAAGAGCAGACCGTGTCGATCTTCGCCGGCACCAACGGCTATATCGACGAAGTGCCGGTCGACCGCGTGACCGACTACGAGGCCCAGATGCTGAGCTTCATGCGTGCCGAACACGCCGATGTGCTCGAAGAGATCCGTACTACCGGCAAGTTCGAAGACGACACCAAGAACAAGGTCGTCGACGCGCTCAAGACCTTCGCCAAGCAGTTCGCCTAA
- a CDS encoding F0F1 ATP synthase subunit gamma — protein MASLKELKGRINSVKSTQKITKAKQMVAAAKLRRAQAAAEAARPYAERLAGVMASLAGKVSGDSAPRLLQGTGSDKRHLLVVVNTDKGLCGGLNANIVKAAKAKASKLIGEGKDVTFYLVGKKGRAPIKRDYAERIEKHFDTSNVRQPGFEEAETIADDLIERFEKGEFDVAHLVYPIFKSALAQDPTVDQLIPVPSPEGEGTGGDAVVEYEPGEEEILEELLPRYVKTQLFGALLEREASEQGASMTAMDNATRNAGDLINKLTIQYNRSRQAAITTELIEIIAGAEAL, from the coding sequence ATGGCTAGCCTCAAGGAACTCAAGGGCCGGATCAACTCGGTCAAATCGACCCAGAAGATCACCAAGGCCAAGCAGATGGTCGCGGCGGCCAAGTTGCGCCGTGCGCAGGCGGCTGCCGAAGCCGCGCGTCCCTATGCCGAACGGCTGGCGGGCGTGATGGCCTCGCTCGCCGGCAAGGTGAGCGGCGACAGCGCACCCAGGCTGCTTCAGGGCACCGGTTCGGACAAGCGCCACCTGCTGGTCGTGGTCAACACCGACAAGGGCCTGTGCGGCGGTCTCAACGCCAATATCGTCAAGGCCGCCAAGGCCAAGGCATCGAAGCTGATCGGCGAAGGCAAGGACGTCACCTTCTACCTCGTGGGCAAGAAGGGCCGCGCCCCGATCAAGCGCGACTACGCTGAGCGGATCGAAAAGCACTTCGATACCTCGAACGTGCGTCAGCCGGGTTTCGAGGAAGCCGAGACCATTGCCGACGATCTGATCGAACGTTTCGAGAAGGGGGAATTCGACGTCGCCCACCTCGTCTACCCGATCTTCAAGTCGGCGCTGGCGCAAGACCCGACCGTCGACCAGCTGATCCCCGTCCCCTCGCCCGAAGGCGAAGGCACCGGCGGCGATGCCGTGGTCGAATATGAGCCGGGCGAAGAGGAAATTCTCGAGGAGCTGCTTCCGCGCTACGTCAAGACGCAGCTATTCGGTGCGCTGCTGGAACGCGAAGCCTCCGAACAGGGCGCCTCGATGACCGCGATGGACAATGCCACGCGCAATGCGGGCGATCTCATCAACAAGCTGACGATCCAGTACAACCGCAGCCGCCAGGCCGCGATCACCACCGAACTCATCGAAATCATTGCCGGCGCCGAAGCGCTGTAA